In Equus quagga isolate Etosha38 chromosome 14, UCLA_HA_Equagga_1.0, whole genome shotgun sequence, the genomic stretch CCCTGCCAGAGAAAACCCTAACCAGTTTTGTGTCctgtctctgctttctccctgcAGTTCCACCAGGTGCGAAGAGTGATGACCATCCTTTTCCTTACTATGGTTATTTCATACTTCGGTTGCATGAAGGCTGCCCCCATGAAAGAAGCAAACGCCCGAGGACAAGGCAGCTTGGCCTACCCAGCTGTGCGGACCCATGGGACTCTGGAGAGCGTGAACGGGCCCAAGGCAGGCTCGAGAGGCCTGACCTCGTTGGCTGACACTTTCGAACACGTGATAGAAGACCTGTTGGATGAGGGCCAGAAAGTGCGGCCCGATGAAGAGAACAGTAAGGACGCGGACTTGTACACTTCCCGGGTGATGCTCAGTAGTCAAGTGCCTTTGGagcctccccttctctttctgctggagGAATACAAAAATTACCTGGATGCTGCGAACATGTCTATGAGGGTCCGGCGCCACTCTGACCCGGCCCGCCGCGGGGAGCTGAGCGTCTGCGACAGCATTAGCGAGTGGGTCACCGCGGCGGATAAGAAGACGGCAGTGGACATGTCGGGCGGGACGGTCACGGTCCTGGAAAAGGTCCCTGTGTCGAAAGGCCAGCTGAAGCAGTACTTCTATGAGACCAAGTGCAACCCCATGGGTTACACGAAGGAGGGCTGCAGGGGCATCGACAAAAGGCACTGGAACTCCCAATGCCGAACTACCCAGTCGTACGTGCGGGCCCTCACCATGGATAGCAAAAAGAGAATCGGCTGGCGGTTCATAAGGATAGACACTTCCTGTGTATGTACATTGACCATTAAAAGGGGAAGATAGTGGCTTTATGTTGTATAGATTATATTGAGACAAAAATTatctatttgtatatatacataacagGGTAAATTATtcagttaagaaaaaataattttatgaactGCATGTATAAATGGAGTTTCTACCGTACCGTGGTTCTACAGTCTGTTTATTGGACAGATCCATGACCAGAAGGGAAACAGTCATTTCGCgcacaactttaaaaaatctgcatTACATTCCTCGATAATGTTGTGGTTTGTTGCCGTTGCCAAGAATTGAAAAcgtaaaaagtttaaaaaataataataaattgcaTGCTGCTTTAATTGTGAATTGATAATAAACTGtcctctttcagaaaacagacaaaaaaaaaaaaaaccaacaaaaatttgAACCAAAACATTCCGTTTACATTTTAGACAGTAAGTATCTTCGTTCCTGTTAGTACAATATCTGTTTTACTGCTTTTAACTTCTGATAGCGTTGGAATTAAAACATGTCAAGGTGCTGTTGTCATCGCGTTACTGGCTTAGGGGATAGGGCATGGGAGGGGTATATTTtcgtttgttttgtgttttttccgtttgttttgttttgtttttttagtttccacAGGGAGTAGGGATGGGGAAAGAATTCCTTCAGTACCTATTCTGGTCGAGAAAAGAGTCATTTGTATGTTGTAAAGATGTTTGCAATGCAGTCAGATGACTggaaagtgaataaaacagaggCGACTGCGCGCCGGGCTCGCGGCTTCCCGGGACACCTCCTCGGCGCCCTGCGGCCGCAGTCAGGGCGCTCTGCTGTGGAGAGGCCTACCTTGACTTCCAGCACATTCTTCCCCCCCTCCCTTCTTGGtcctctctgttttgttttctctcaaggaagaaaaatcaggTGCGTGCTCTGAAATATTTCCCCCGCCGCTGTGAACGAGGGAACAACTTCGACACATCGTGGAGCTGGTGTAAGCGTGGAGAACAGGGATTTCcctttttagaagagaaaaaggataaCAAAATCACGCAAAAATAAGGATTCTTTTTTATGAGGGGTAAACATTAGGGTAAACCATAGTAAGTCTTAAAAAGAATCATGGTAAGGCTTAAAAATGTCTTGAAGCAAAAGGTGGAGTTCTGTATGGACCCAGAAAACGCCTAGATTGGAGCAGGAGTCTACACTGCCAGTGAAACGATACTGAACAGCCGCATGGAGGCTGTGGGGAGCGGACTTGTCACTTCCAGGCGGTGCAGGAGGACTCTGAGTGGCCGTCCCGAGGTCTGGGTGAGGCTGGCGAGTGGTACTTGAGACATTCCGAAAGGGAGGCCTCTGAAGGACCCTTCAGAGGTGGCTCTGGAATGACATGTCAAGTTGCAGGGACCTCGCGCTTTAAGTGCCTACATTACCTAACGTGCTGAGAGGTTCTCACTGGAGGACGTGCTCAAGCTGACTCCCGCCCCCGCCCTGGATCATTTTGCATAAAGCTGGATTAGCCTGGAGCAGGCGCAGAACCAAATATGGCGTTGTGACCCTGAGGTTGACGCCATGAGATAGATGTTTGCTCCGTGAACACTTACTGCTTTGAAATTAGACTTGAGGAAACCAGGGTTTTGTCTTTTGAGAACTTTTGGTAAGGGGGAAGGGGACAGGAAAAGGCCCCAAAACTCAGGTTGGATGATCAAGGCTACAGATAGAAAACCTTGTCCAGAGATGAGACTTCAGGAAGGTGTCTGCACACCCGGGACCCTGAAGGCTGGAAGGTGCCTTGCTCGATGGAAGAGGCCAGGACAGTCTTGACAGAGCTCTGCTTCCCGGTGAAGGCCACAGCGACCTCCCGTCCATCCTGTCTGTCCAGGGAGAGGTCCCCTGCCTCACCTCTGCCATCTGGGGTCAGGAGAAGTCAAGTTGGGATCCTGGAGTAGTGGTCTTGGGAAAAGTGGACCCCAGGGAAAATTAGTGCTAAGCCCATTTAGCCCACTCTCTAAACTGAAGACGTCCTGCGCCAGTGTCCTTGAGTATCAGAAAGCCTCAAGAAATTGCTGCATCTTAGTAGGATGAGGGATAAGCAAAAGAGGATGTCCACCATGACCCGGGGATGAAGATGCCATCAGCAACTAATTTCTATCTGTTCAGTCTTTCATTTAGAACGACCTGTCTTTTACAGGACCATCTGAATACCTGTCTTTAAGAGAAGGAAGACTTTATGTAGCATAGGTATGTTTTGTGCTGTTTGAAAATACtatctttgtaattatttttaacatgtaatGAATACTTGGAATA encodes the following:
- the BDNF gene encoding brain-derived neurotrophic factor isoform X1 produces the protein MVKAWTRRQFHQVRRVMTILFLTMVISYFGCMKAAPMKEANARGQGSLAYPAVRTHGTLESVNGPKAGSRGLTSLADTFEHVIEDLLDEGQKVRPDEENSKDADLYTSRVMLSSQVPLEPPLLFLLEEYKNYLDAANMSMRVRRHSDPARRGELSVCDSISEWVTAADKKTAVDMSGGTVTVLEKVPVSKGQLKQYFYETKCNPMGYTKEGCRGIDKRHWNSQCRTTQSYVRALTMDSKKRIGWRFIRIDTSCVCTLTIKRGR
- the BDNF gene encoding brain-derived neurotrophic factor isoform X2, which codes for MTILFLTMVISYFGCMKAAPMKEANARGQGSLAYPAVRTHGTLESVNGPKAGSRGLTSLADTFEHVIEDLLDEGQKVRPDEENSKDADLYTSRVMLSSQVPLEPPLLFLLEEYKNYLDAANMSMRVRRHSDPARRGELSVCDSISEWVTAADKKTAVDMSGGTVTVLEKVPVSKGQLKQYFYETKCNPMGYTKEGCRGIDKRHWNSQCRTTQSYVRALTMDSKKRIGWRFIRIDTSCVCTLTIKRGR